From one Thunnus maccoyii chromosome 6, fThuMac1.1, whole genome shotgun sequence genomic stretch:
- the rap1gap2a gene encoding rap1 GTPase-activating protein 2a isoform X6 codes for MSAEFFDMLERMQDDYIPYPRIEDVLEKGGPYPQVILPQFGGYWIEDVEAPAGTPSSSESSFCEEEDGGEGMSPGGGHSYRLECNSTARAYRKHFLGKEHMNYYCTGSSIGNLIMSLKHEEGEGQEFLRIMLRSRTKTVHDRISLSGINQLPSVPQIAKLLCDDATGLKFNPVLYPRGSQLIVAYDEHEVNNTFKFGVVYQKFGQTSEEELFGNNEETPAFKEFLSILGGNIELQDFKGFRGGLDVSHGQTGSESVYTVFRQREIMFHVSTKLPFTEGDVQQLQRKRHIGNDIVAAVFQEESTPFVPDMIASNFLHAYVLVQVENPCTENTTYKVSVTAREDVPPFGPPLPNPAVFKKGPEFRDFLLTKLINAENACYKSDKFAKLEGRTRAALLDNLHDELHRQSQATLGLGQAGEEDKLENGGHGGLLETFKRAMRVRSHSMETMVGSHRHRSPGVGGGVPASLSGGGLPQSTSECTKSTFTPPALSAKSPLKSPVKRRSGLFPRLHSSTETPDKHTRSSDQKLAEICPLSQEVRSETSSNPSSPEICPNKERPFIKLKECSSGRPNISRSSSSTSSFSSTTGETEALEELETASHPSIASSSAFSPSLSVDTQGSGTPVIMCRSPTDGKNKTSPRSNLKFRFDKMSHSSTASE; via the exons ATG TCTGCAGAGTTCTTCGATATGCTGGAGAGAATGCAG GATGACTATATACCCTACCCACGAATAGAAGAT GTCCTGGAGAAAGGTGGTCCATACCCCCAGGTAATCCTGCCACAGTTTGGGGGCTACTGGATTGAGGATGTGGAGGCTCCAGCTGGGACCCCGTCCTCCTCAGAGTCCAGTTTCtgtgaggaggaagatggaggagagggCATGAGTCCCGGTGGGGGGCACAGCTACCGCCTGGAGTGTAACAGCACAGCCCGCGCATACCGCAAACACTTCCTAGGGAag GAACACATGAACTACTACTGTACTGGCAGCAGCATAGGCAACCTCATCATGTCTCTGAAACACGAGGAGGGTGAGGGACAGGAATTCCTACGCATCATGCTCAG GTCGAGGACCAAAACAGTCCATGATAGGATCTCTTTATCAGGCATCAACCAGCTGCCCAGTGTACCTCAGATTGCAAAG CTGCTGTGTGACGACGCCACAGGACTGAAGTTCAACCCGGTCCTGTACCCTCGG GGATCTCAGTTGATAGTGGCTTATGACGAGCATGAGGTGAACAACACCTTTAAATTTGGAGTCGTCTACCAGAAGTTTGGACAG aCGTCAGAGGAAGAGTTGTTTGGGAACAATGAAGAGACCCCGGCGTTCAAGGAGTTTCTCAGTATCCTGGGTGGCAATATTGAACTTCAGGATTTTAAAGG GTTCCGCGGTGGGCTGGATGTGTCCCATGGACAGACAGGCTCTGAATCTGTCTACACTGTcttcagacagagagagattatGTTCCACGTGTCAACCAAGCTTCCCTTCACCGAGGGAGACGTTCAGCAG CTCCAGAGGAAAAGGCACATAGGAAATGACATCGTGGCAGCAGTCTTCCAGGAAGAGTCCACACCATTTGTCCCAGACATGATCGCCTCCAACTTTCTGCATGCGTATGTGCTGGTGCAGGTTGAGAACCCATGTACAGAGAACACAACATACAAG GTGTCTGTTACAGCGAGGGAGGATGTGCCTCCTTTTGGACCCCCTCTTCCAAACCCAGCTGTCTTTAAGAAG GGTCCTGAGTTCCGAGACTTCTTGCTGACAAAGCTGATCAATGCCGAAAACGCCTGCTACAAATCTGACAAATTCGCCAAACTAGAG GGGCGAACGCGAGCTGCACTGCTGGACAACCTCCACGATGAGCTGCACAGACAGAGTCAGGCTACGCTGGGTCTGGGCCAGGCGGGAGAGGAGGACAAGCTGGAGAATGGGGGGCACGGGGGTCTGCTGGAAACCTTCAAG agAGCCATGCGTGTCAGGAGTCACTCCATGGAGACCATGGTGGGGTCTCACCGCCACAGGAGCCCCGGCGTAGGAGGTGGGGTCCCAGCCAGCCTGAGCGGAGGAGGACTGCCGCAGAGCACCAGCGAGTGCACAAAGAGCACTTTCACT CCCCCAGCATTGTCAGCCAAGTCTCCCTTGAAGAGTCCAGTGAAACGGCGTTCAGGACTCTTCCCTCGTCTCCACTCCAGCACAGAAACcccagacaaacacacacgcag cAGTGACCAAAAGCTTGCCGAGATCTGCCCACTTTCCCAGGAAGTGAGGTCAGAGACATCATCCAATCCCAGCTCACCTGAGATCTGCCCCAACAAAGAGAG GCCGTTTATCAAGCTGAAGGAGTGCAGCAGCGGCAGACCGAACATCTCACGTTCTTCATCCAGCACCAGCAGCTTCAGCAGCACCACGGGAGAAACAGAAGCGCTGGAAGAACTAGAGACA GCCAGCCACCCCTCCATAGCGTCCTCCTCTGCCTTTAGTCCTTCCCTCAGCGTCGACACCCAGGGATCAGGTACGCCCGTCATCATGTGCCGCAGTCCCACAG ACGGTAAAAATAAGACGTCACCGAGGTCAAACTTGAAGTTCCGATTTGATAAAATGAGCCACTCATCCACAGCT tcCGAGTAG
- the rap1gap2a gene encoding rap1 GTPase-activating protein 2a isoform X8, whose protein sequence is MFTPACKGSAGEPRIDKSTLAVLRARKQELLNISNVPLGECPPSPPRTAPPSMKSAEFFDMLERMQDDYIPYPRIEDVLEKGGPYPQVILPQFGGYWIEDVEAPAGTPSSSESSFCEEEDGGEGMSPGGGHSYRLECNSTARAYRKHFLGKEHMNYYCTGSSIGNLIMSLKHEEGEGQEFLRIMLRSRTKTVHDRISLSGINQLPSVPQIAKLLCDDATGLKFNPVLYPRGSQLIVAYDEHEVNNTFKFGVVYQKFGQTSEEELFGNNEETPAFKEFLSILGGNIELQDFKGFRGGLDVSHGQTGSESVYTVFRQREIMFHVSTKLPFTEGDVQQLQRKRHIGNDIVAAVFQEESTPFVPDMIASNFLHAYVLVQVENPCTENTTYKVSVTAREDVPPFGPPLPNPAVFKKGPEFRDFLLTKLINAENACYKSDKFAKLEGRTRAALLDNLHDELHRQSQATLGLGQAGEEDKLENGGHGGLLETFKRAMRVRSHSMETMVGSHRHRSPGVGGGVPASLSGGGLPQSTSECTKSTFTPPALSAKSPLKSPVKRRSGLFPRLHSSTETPDKHTRSSDQKLAEICPLSQEVRSETSSNPSSPEICPNKERPFIKLKECSSGRPNISRSSSSTSSFSSTTGETEALEELETASHPSIASSSAFSPSLSVDTQGSGTPVIMCRSPTDGKNKTSPRSNLKFRFDKMSHSSTASE, encoded by the exons TCTGCAGAGTTCTTCGATATGCTGGAGAGAATGCAG GATGACTATATACCCTACCCACGAATAGAAGAT GTCCTGGAGAAAGGTGGTCCATACCCCCAGGTAATCCTGCCACAGTTTGGGGGCTACTGGATTGAGGATGTGGAGGCTCCAGCTGGGACCCCGTCCTCCTCAGAGTCCAGTTTCtgtgaggaggaagatggaggagagggCATGAGTCCCGGTGGGGGGCACAGCTACCGCCTGGAGTGTAACAGCACAGCCCGCGCATACCGCAAACACTTCCTAGGGAag GAACACATGAACTACTACTGTACTGGCAGCAGCATAGGCAACCTCATCATGTCTCTGAAACACGAGGAGGGTGAGGGACAGGAATTCCTACGCATCATGCTCAG GTCGAGGACCAAAACAGTCCATGATAGGATCTCTTTATCAGGCATCAACCAGCTGCCCAGTGTACCTCAGATTGCAAAG CTGCTGTGTGACGACGCCACAGGACTGAAGTTCAACCCGGTCCTGTACCCTCGG GGATCTCAGTTGATAGTGGCTTATGACGAGCATGAGGTGAACAACACCTTTAAATTTGGAGTCGTCTACCAGAAGTTTGGACAG aCGTCAGAGGAAGAGTTGTTTGGGAACAATGAAGAGACCCCGGCGTTCAAGGAGTTTCTCAGTATCCTGGGTGGCAATATTGAACTTCAGGATTTTAAAGG GTTCCGCGGTGGGCTGGATGTGTCCCATGGACAGACAGGCTCTGAATCTGTCTACACTGTcttcagacagagagagattatGTTCCACGTGTCAACCAAGCTTCCCTTCACCGAGGGAGACGTTCAGCAG CTCCAGAGGAAAAGGCACATAGGAAATGACATCGTGGCAGCAGTCTTCCAGGAAGAGTCCACACCATTTGTCCCAGACATGATCGCCTCCAACTTTCTGCATGCGTATGTGCTGGTGCAGGTTGAGAACCCATGTACAGAGAACACAACATACAAG GTGTCTGTTACAGCGAGGGAGGATGTGCCTCCTTTTGGACCCCCTCTTCCAAACCCAGCTGTCTTTAAGAAG GGTCCTGAGTTCCGAGACTTCTTGCTGACAAAGCTGATCAATGCCGAAAACGCCTGCTACAAATCTGACAAATTCGCCAAACTAGAG GGGCGAACGCGAGCTGCACTGCTGGACAACCTCCACGATGAGCTGCACAGACAGAGTCAGGCTACGCTGGGTCTGGGCCAGGCGGGAGAGGAGGACAAGCTGGAGAATGGGGGGCACGGGGGTCTGCTGGAAACCTTCAAG agAGCCATGCGTGTCAGGAGTCACTCCATGGAGACCATGGTGGGGTCTCACCGCCACAGGAGCCCCGGCGTAGGAGGTGGGGTCCCAGCCAGCCTGAGCGGAGGAGGACTGCCGCAGAGCACCAGCGAGTGCACAAAGAGCACTTTCACT CCCCCAGCATTGTCAGCCAAGTCTCCCTTGAAGAGTCCAGTGAAACGGCGTTCAGGACTCTTCCCTCGTCTCCACTCCAGCACAGAAACcccagacaaacacacacgcag cAGTGACCAAAAGCTTGCCGAGATCTGCCCACTTTCCCAGGAAGTGAGGTCAGAGACATCATCCAATCCCAGCTCACCTGAGATCTGCCCCAACAAAGAGAG GCCGTTTATCAAGCTGAAGGAGTGCAGCAGCGGCAGACCGAACATCTCACGTTCTTCATCCAGCACCAGCAGCTTCAGCAGCACCACGGGAGAAACAGAAGCGCTGGAAGAACTAGAGACA GCCAGCCACCCCTCCATAGCGTCCTCCTCTGCCTTTAGTCCTTCCCTCAGCGTCGACACCCAGGGATCAGGTACGCCCGTCATCATGTGCCGCAGTCCCACAG ACGGTAAAAATAAGACGTCACCGAGGTCAAACTTGAAGTTCCGATTTGATAAAATGAGCCACTCATCCACAGCT tcCGAGTAG
- the rap1gap2a gene encoding rap1 GTPase-activating protein 2a isoform X4, whose protein sequence is MPRRRSVSFGGFGWIDKSTLAVLRARKQELLNISNVPLGECPPSPPRTAPPSMKSAEFFDMLERMQDDYIPYPRIEDVLEKGGPYPQVILPQFGGYWIEDVEAPAGTPSSSESSFCEEEDGGEGMSPGGGHSYRLECNSTARAYRKHFLGKEHMNYYCTGSSIGNLIMSLKHEEGEGQEFLRIMLRSRTKTVHDRISLSGINQLPSVPQIAKLLCDDATGLKFNPVLYPRGSQLIVAYDEHEVNNTFKFGVVYQKFGQTSEEELFGNNEETPAFKEFLSILGGNIELQDFKGFRGGLDVSHGQTGSESVYTVFRQREIMFHVSTKLPFTEGDVQQLQRKRHIGNDIVAAVFQEESTPFVPDMIASNFLHAYVLVQVENPCTENTTYKVSVTAREDVPPFGPPLPNPAVFKKGPEFRDFLLTKLINAENACYKSDKFAKLEGRTRAALLDNLHDELHRQSQATLGLGQAGEEDKLENGGHGGLLETFKRAMRVRSHSMETMVGSHRHRSPGVGGGVPASLSGGGLPQSTSECTKSTFTPPALSAKSPLKSPVKRRSGLFPRLHSSTETPDKHTRSSDQKLAEICPLSQEVRSETSSNPSSPEICPNKERPFIKLKECSSGRPNISRSSSSTSSFSSTTGETEALEELETASHPSIASSSAFSPSLSVDTQGSGTPVIMCRSPTDGKNKTSPRSNLKFRFDKMSHSSTASE, encoded by the exons TCTGCAGAGTTCTTCGATATGCTGGAGAGAATGCAG GATGACTATATACCCTACCCACGAATAGAAGAT GTCCTGGAGAAAGGTGGTCCATACCCCCAGGTAATCCTGCCACAGTTTGGGGGCTACTGGATTGAGGATGTGGAGGCTCCAGCTGGGACCCCGTCCTCCTCAGAGTCCAGTTTCtgtgaggaggaagatggaggagagggCATGAGTCCCGGTGGGGGGCACAGCTACCGCCTGGAGTGTAACAGCACAGCCCGCGCATACCGCAAACACTTCCTAGGGAag GAACACATGAACTACTACTGTACTGGCAGCAGCATAGGCAACCTCATCATGTCTCTGAAACACGAGGAGGGTGAGGGACAGGAATTCCTACGCATCATGCTCAG GTCGAGGACCAAAACAGTCCATGATAGGATCTCTTTATCAGGCATCAACCAGCTGCCCAGTGTACCTCAGATTGCAAAG CTGCTGTGTGACGACGCCACAGGACTGAAGTTCAACCCGGTCCTGTACCCTCGG GGATCTCAGTTGATAGTGGCTTATGACGAGCATGAGGTGAACAACACCTTTAAATTTGGAGTCGTCTACCAGAAGTTTGGACAG aCGTCAGAGGAAGAGTTGTTTGGGAACAATGAAGAGACCCCGGCGTTCAAGGAGTTTCTCAGTATCCTGGGTGGCAATATTGAACTTCAGGATTTTAAAGG GTTCCGCGGTGGGCTGGATGTGTCCCATGGACAGACAGGCTCTGAATCTGTCTACACTGTcttcagacagagagagattatGTTCCACGTGTCAACCAAGCTTCCCTTCACCGAGGGAGACGTTCAGCAG CTCCAGAGGAAAAGGCACATAGGAAATGACATCGTGGCAGCAGTCTTCCAGGAAGAGTCCACACCATTTGTCCCAGACATGATCGCCTCCAACTTTCTGCATGCGTATGTGCTGGTGCAGGTTGAGAACCCATGTACAGAGAACACAACATACAAG GTGTCTGTTACAGCGAGGGAGGATGTGCCTCCTTTTGGACCCCCTCTTCCAAACCCAGCTGTCTTTAAGAAG GGTCCTGAGTTCCGAGACTTCTTGCTGACAAAGCTGATCAATGCCGAAAACGCCTGCTACAAATCTGACAAATTCGCCAAACTAGAG GGGCGAACGCGAGCTGCACTGCTGGACAACCTCCACGATGAGCTGCACAGACAGAGTCAGGCTACGCTGGGTCTGGGCCAGGCGGGAGAGGAGGACAAGCTGGAGAATGGGGGGCACGGGGGTCTGCTGGAAACCTTCAAG agAGCCATGCGTGTCAGGAGTCACTCCATGGAGACCATGGTGGGGTCTCACCGCCACAGGAGCCCCGGCGTAGGAGGTGGGGTCCCAGCCAGCCTGAGCGGAGGAGGACTGCCGCAGAGCACCAGCGAGTGCACAAAGAGCACTTTCACT CCCCCAGCATTGTCAGCCAAGTCTCCCTTGAAGAGTCCAGTGAAACGGCGTTCAGGACTCTTCCCTCGTCTCCACTCCAGCACAGAAACcccagacaaacacacacgcag cAGTGACCAAAAGCTTGCCGAGATCTGCCCACTTTCCCAGGAAGTGAGGTCAGAGACATCATCCAATCCCAGCTCACCTGAGATCTGCCCCAACAAAGAGAG GCCGTTTATCAAGCTGAAGGAGTGCAGCAGCGGCAGACCGAACATCTCACGTTCTTCATCCAGCACCAGCAGCTTCAGCAGCACCACGGGAGAAACAGAAGCGCTGGAAGAACTAGAGACA GCCAGCCACCCCTCCATAGCGTCCTCCTCTGCCTTTAGTCCTTCCCTCAGCGTCGACACCCAGGGATCAGGTACGCCCGTCATCATGTGCCGCAGTCCCACAG ACGGTAAAAATAAGACGTCACCGAGGTCAAACTTGAAGTTCCGATTTGATAAAATGAGCCACTCATCCACAGCT tcCGAGTAG
- the rap1gap2a gene encoding rap1 GTPase-activating protein 2a isoform X2, producing the protein MSQTGGRFHNKKAGIRAAVILIGLLHKSRKAKEKEREREREESEGKQELLNISNVPLGECPPSPPRTAPPSMKSAEFFDMLERMQDDYIPYPRIEDVLEKGGPYPQVILPQFGGYWIEDVEAPAGTPSSSESSFCEEEDGGEGMSPGGGHSYRLECNSTARAYRKHFLGKEHMNYYCTGSSIGNLIMSLKHEEGEGQEFLRIMLRSRTKTVHDRISLSGINQLPSVPQIAKLLCDDATGLKFNPVLYPRGSQLIVAYDEHEVNNTFKFGVVYQKFGQTSEEELFGNNEETPAFKEFLSILGGNIELQDFKGFRGGLDVSHGQTGSESVYTVFRQREIMFHVSTKLPFTEGDVQQLQRKRHIGNDIVAAVFQEESTPFVPDMIASNFLHAYVLVQVENPCTENTTYKVSVTAREDVPPFGPPLPNPAVFKKGPEFRDFLLTKLINAENACYKSDKFAKLEGRTRAALLDNLHDELHRQSQATLGLGQAGEEDKLENGGHGGLLETFKRAMRVRSHSMETMVGSHRHRSPGVGGGVPASLSGGGLPQSTSECTKSTFTPPALSAKSPLKSPVKRRSGLFPRLHSSTETPDKHTRSDQKLAEICPLSQEVRSETSSNPSSPEICPNKERPFIKLKECSSGRPNISRSSSSTSSFSSTTGETEALEELETASHPSIASSSAFSPSLSVDTQGSGTPVIMCRSPTDGKNKTSPRSNLKFRFDKMSHSSTASE; encoded by the exons TCTGCAGAGTTCTTCGATATGCTGGAGAGAATGCAG GATGACTATATACCCTACCCACGAATAGAAGAT GTCCTGGAGAAAGGTGGTCCATACCCCCAGGTAATCCTGCCACAGTTTGGGGGCTACTGGATTGAGGATGTGGAGGCTCCAGCTGGGACCCCGTCCTCCTCAGAGTCCAGTTTCtgtgaggaggaagatggaggagagggCATGAGTCCCGGTGGGGGGCACAGCTACCGCCTGGAGTGTAACAGCACAGCCCGCGCATACCGCAAACACTTCCTAGGGAag GAACACATGAACTACTACTGTACTGGCAGCAGCATAGGCAACCTCATCATGTCTCTGAAACACGAGGAGGGTGAGGGACAGGAATTCCTACGCATCATGCTCAG GTCGAGGACCAAAACAGTCCATGATAGGATCTCTTTATCAGGCATCAACCAGCTGCCCAGTGTACCTCAGATTGCAAAG CTGCTGTGTGACGACGCCACAGGACTGAAGTTCAACCCGGTCCTGTACCCTCGG GGATCTCAGTTGATAGTGGCTTATGACGAGCATGAGGTGAACAACACCTTTAAATTTGGAGTCGTCTACCAGAAGTTTGGACAG aCGTCAGAGGAAGAGTTGTTTGGGAACAATGAAGAGACCCCGGCGTTCAAGGAGTTTCTCAGTATCCTGGGTGGCAATATTGAACTTCAGGATTTTAAAGG GTTCCGCGGTGGGCTGGATGTGTCCCATGGACAGACAGGCTCTGAATCTGTCTACACTGTcttcagacagagagagattatGTTCCACGTGTCAACCAAGCTTCCCTTCACCGAGGGAGACGTTCAGCAG CTCCAGAGGAAAAGGCACATAGGAAATGACATCGTGGCAGCAGTCTTCCAGGAAGAGTCCACACCATTTGTCCCAGACATGATCGCCTCCAACTTTCTGCATGCGTATGTGCTGGTGCAGGTTGAGAACCCATGTACAGAGAACACAACATACAAG GTGTCTGTTACAGCGAGGGAGGATGTGCCTCCTTTTGGACCCCCTCTTCCAAACCCAGCTGTCTTTAAGAAG GGTCCTGAGTTCCGAGACTTCTTGCTGACAAAGCTGATCAATGCCGAAAACGCCTGCTACAAATCTGACAAATTCGCCAAACTAGAG GGGCGAACGCGAGCTGCACTGCTGGACAACCTCCACGATGAGCTGCACAGACAGAGTCAGGCTACGCTGGGTCTGGGCCAGGCGGGAGAGGAGGACAAGCTGGAGAATGGGGGGCACGGGGGTCTGCTGGAAACCTTCAAG agAGCCATGCGTGTCAGGAGTCACTCCATGGAGACCATGGTGGGGTCTCACCGCCACAGGAGCCCCGGCGTAGGAGGTGGGGTCCCAGCCAGCCTGAGCGGAGGAGGACTGCCGCAGAGCACCAGCGAGTGCACAAAGAGCACTTTCACT CCCCCAGCATTGTCAGCCAAGTCTCCCTTGAAGAGTCCAGTGAAACGGCGTTCAGGACTCTTCCCTCGTCTCCACTCCAGCACAGAAACcccagacaaacacacacgcag TGACCAAAAGCTTGCCGAGATCTGCCCACTTTCCCAGGAAGTGAGGTCAGAGACATCATCCAATCCCAGCTCACCTGAGATCTGCCCCAACAAAGAGAG GCCGTTTATCAAGCTGAAGGAGTGCAGCAGCGGCAGACCGAACATCTCACGTTCTTCATCCAGCACCAGCAGCTTCAGCAGCACCACGGGAGAAACAGAAGCGCTGGAAGAACTAGAGACA GCCAGCCACCCCTCCATAGCGTCCTCCTCTGCCTTTAGTCCTTCCCTCAGCGTCGACACCCAGGGATCAGGTACGCCCGTCATCATGTGCCGCAGTCCCACAG ACGGTAAAAATAAGACGTCACCGAGGTCAAACTTGAAGTTCCGATTTGATAAAATGAGCCACTCATCCACAGCT tcCGAGTAG
- the rap1gap2a gene encoding rap1 GTPase-activating protein 2a isoform X7, whose amino-acid sequence MLERMQDDYIPYPRIEDVLEKGGPYPQVILPQFGGYWIEDVEAPAGTPSSSESSFCEEEDGGEGMSPGGGHSYRLECNSTARAYRKHFLGKEHMNYYCTGSSIGNLIMSLKHEEGEGQEFLRIMLRSRTKTVHDRISLSGINQLPSVPQIAKLLCDDATGLKFNPVLYPRGSQLIVAYDEHEVNNTFKFGVVYQKFGQTSEEELFGNNEETPAFKEFLSILGGNIELQDFKGFRGGLDVSHGQTGSESVYTVFRQREIMFHVSTKLPFTEGDVQQLQRKRHIGNDIVAAVFQEESTPFVPDMIASNFLHAYVLVQVENPCTENTTYKVSVTAREDVPPFGPPLPNPAVFKKGPEFRDFLLTKLINAENACYKSDKFAKLEGRTRAALLDNLHDELHRQSQATLGLGQAGEEDKLENGGHGGLLETFKRAMRVRSHSMETMVGSHRHRSPGVGGGVPASLSGGGLPQSTSECTKSTFTPPALSAKSPLKSPVKRRSGLFPRLHSSTETPDKHTRSSDQKLAEICPLSQEVRSETSSNPSSPEICPNKERPFIKLKECSSGRPNISRSSSSTSSFSSTTGETEALEELETASHPSIASSSAFSPSLSVDTQGSGTPVIMCRSPTDGKNKTSPRSNLKFRFDKMSHSSTASE is encoded by the exons ATGCTGGAGAGAATGCAG GATGACTATATACCCTACCCACGAATAGAAGAT GTCCTGGAGAAAGGTGGTCCATACCCCCAGGTAATCCTGCCACAGTTTGGGGGCTACTGGATTGAGGATGTGGAGGCTCCAGCTGGGACCCCGTCCTCCTCAGAGTCCAGTTTCtgtgaggaggaagatggaggagagggCATGAGTCCCGGTGGGGGGCACAGCTACCGCCTGGAGTGTAACAGCACAGCCCGCGCATACCGCAAACACTTCCTAGGGAag GAACACATGAACTACTACTGTACTGGCAGCAGCATAGGCAACCTCATCATGTCTCTGAAACACGAGGAGGGTGAGGGACAGGAATTCCTACGCATCATGCTCAG GTCGAGGACCAAAACAGTCCATGATAGGATCTCTTTATCAGGCATCAACCAGCTGCCCAGTGTACCTCAGATTGCAAAG CTGCTGTGTGACGACGCCACAGGACTGAAGTTCAACCCGGTCCTGTACCCTCGG GGATCTCAGTTGATAGTGGCTTATGACGAGCATGAGGTGAACAACACCTTTAAATTTGGAGTCGTCTACCAGAAGTTTGGACAG aCGTCAGAGGAAGAGTTGTTTGGGAACAATGAAGAGACCCCGGCGTTCAAGGAGTTTCTCAGTATCCTGGGTGGCAATATTGAACTTCAGGATTTTAAAGG GTTCCGCGGTGGGCTGGATGTGTCCCATGGACAGACAGGCTCTGAATCTGTCTACACTGTcttcagacagagagagattatGTTCCACGTGTCAACCAAGCTTCCCTTCACCGAGGGAGACGTTCAGCAG CTCCAGAGGAAAAGGCACATAGGAAATGACATCGTGGCAGCAGTCTTCCAGGAAGAGTCCACACCATTTGTCCCAGACATGATCGCCTCCAACTTTCTGCATGCGTATGTGCTGGTGCAGGTTGAGAACCCATGTACAGAGAACACAACATACAAG GTGTCTGTTACAGCGAGGGAGGATGTGCCTCCTTTTGGACCCCCTCTTCCAAACCCAGCTGTCTTTAAGAAG GGTCCTGAGTTCCGAGACTTCTTGCTGACAAAGCTGATCAATGCCGAAAACGCCTGCTACAAATCTGACAAATTCGCCAAACTAGAG GGGCGAACGCGAGCTGCACTGCTGGACAACCTCCACGATGAGCTGCACAGACAGAGTCAGGCTACGCTGGGTCTGGGCCAGGCGGGAGAGGAGGACAAGCTGGAGAATGGGGGGCACGGGGGTCTGCTGGAAACCTTCAAG agAGCCATGCGTGTCAGGAGTCACTCCATGGAGACCATGGTGGGGTCTCACCGCCACAGGAGCCCCGGCGTAGGAGGTGGGGTCCCAGCCAGCCTGAGCGGAGGAGGACTGCCGCAGAGCACCAGCGAGTGCACAAAGAGCACTTTCACT CCCCCAGCATTGTCAGCCAAGTCTCCCTTGAAGAGTCCAGTGAAACGGCGTTCAGGACTCTTCCCTCGTCTCCACTCCAGCACAGAAACcccagacaaacacacacgcag cAGTGACCAAAAGCTTGCCGAGATCTGCCCACTTTCCCAGGAAGTGAGGTCAGAGACATCATCCAATCCCAGCTCACCTGAGATCTGCCCCAACAAAGAGAG GCCGTTTATCAAGCTGAAGGAGTGCAGCAGCGGCAGACCGAACATCTCACGTTCTTCATCCAGCACCAGCAGCTTCAGCAGCACCACGGGAGAAACAGAAGCGCTGGAAGAACTAGAGACA GCCAGCCACCCCTCCATAGCGTCCTCCTCTGCCTTTAGTCCTTCCCTCAGCGTCGACACCCAGGGATCAGGTACGCCCGTCATCATGTGCCGCAGTCCCACAG ACGGTAAAAATAAGACGTCACCGAGGTCAAACTTGAAGTTCCGATTTGATAAAATGAGCCACTCATCCACAGCT tcCGAGTAG